In Thunnus maccoyii chromosome 11, fThuMac1.1, whole genome shotgun sequence, one genomic interval encodes:
- the LOC121906479 gene encoding protein SIX6OS1 isoform X1: MNDQFSLSKIDSFLFQLVLQTRELSQKKNEINQQITVCRADIAKRRSYIETVQTSIKKLEEEIRVKQSTGNHNKANAKSMKATNSLLLQYEHTLKAELESAKASYNQDMEIYEERISRYRTIFQSHKDHYCQNPLAQKLLMLHAEKEEIEFRIKACDDQITMKQMELENLTGPAINSSSTETLPDSVSGQQPVTEPEEDLDPQTEDDNDSSIDISSLHLNQTKIWQNGDTTAVEANAEEVHDENKAQNALTCSNSPEKASNEQYMWSYQQPDEQSRPDEMQAEEQEQETGPGKQVLSTTFRLNLKSEKRSAVSEVEEAVEEEMEERVAAEEEQAPSKEDNERLTAFCQSSSQEIQSSPATVKTVPLTSTFPFNISPGCSPHQGTSDTKSPAFLFALNSGPSTPGFSGFGFDMGSSQEEDSSFPFTSSFFSEKKMMESKSSGPDFLFDQPEQSEDFQFTFSSKSPQTTNRENTSDEFPFSFNF; encoded by the exons ATGAACGACCAATTTTCACTCAGTAAAATCGACAGCTTCCTTTTTCAGCTTG ttcTTCAAACTCGTGAGCTTTCCCAAAAGAAGAATGAAATCAACCAACAAATTACAG TTTGCAGAGCTGACATTGCAAAGAGAAGGTCTTACATTGAAACAGTCCAAACAAGTATCAAGAAACTTGAGGAAGAAATCAGGGTGAAGCAGAGCACTGGCAACCACAATAAAGCAAATGCAAAAAG CATGAAGGCGACTAACAGCCTGCTTCTTCAGTATGAACATACACTGAAAGCAGAACTGGAGAGTGCAAAAGCCAGCTACAACCAAGACAT GGAAATCTACGAAGAGAGGATTTCAAGATACAGGACTATATTCCAGTCCCATAAAGATCATTATTGCCAAAATCCTCTTGCTCAGAAACTCCTCATGCTGCATGCCGAGAAAGAGGAGATCGAGTTTAGGATCAAGGCTTGTGATGATCAAATAACAATGAAACAGATGGAGCTGGAAAATCTCACTG GTCCAGCAATCAATTCTTCTTCCACTGAGACACTCCCAGACAG TGTTTCTGGCCAGCAGCCTGTGACAGAACCAGAGGAAGATTTAGATCCTCAGACAGAGGATGACAATGACTCTTCCATTGACATCTCCTCTCTGCATCTCAACCAGACTAAG ATTTGGCAGAATGGTGATACAACAGCTGTAGAGGCAAATGCTGAAGAAGTTCATGATGAAAACAAGGCTCAGAATGCACTCACCTGTAGTAATTCCCCAGAAAAAGCAAGCAATGAGCAATACATGTGGTCATATCAACAGCCAGATG AGCAAAGTCGGCCAGATGAGATGCAAGCtgaggagcaggagcaggaaaCTGGACCAGGAAAGCAGGTCTTGTCAACTACATTCAGGCTGAACCTAAAAAGT GAAAAGCGGTCCGCTGTATCAGAGGTAGAGGAAGCAgtagaggaagagatggaggaaagagtagctgcagaggaagagcaggCACCAAGCAAAGAGGACAATGAGAGACTCACTGCTTTTTGTCAGTCATCATCTCAAGAAATTCAGTCCTCCCCTGCAACAGTGAAAACTGTGCCTTTAACCTCAACATTCCCATTTAA CATTAGCCCTGGTTGCTCCCCTCATCAAGGGACCTCCGATACCAAATCTCCAGCTTTCCTGTTCGCTCTGAACTCTGGTCCTAGCACGCCGGGCTTCTCTGGATTTGGGTTTGATATGGGCTCTTcacaggaggag GACTCATCCTTCCCGTTCACCAGCTCTTTTTTCAGCGAGAAG AAAATGATGGAGTCAAAATCAAGCG GCcctgacttcctgtttgaccAACCAGAGCAGAGTGAAGACTTCCAGTTTACCTTTAGCTCCAAGAGCCCTCAGACCACCAACAGAGAAAACACCAGCGATGAGTTTCCATTTTCATTCAACTTTTGA
- the LOC121906479 gene encoding protein SIX6OS1 isoform X3, with translation MNDQFSLSKIDSFLFQLVLQTRELSQKKNEINQQITVCRADIAKRRSYIETVQTSIKKLEEEIRVKQSTGNHNKANAKREIYEERISRYRTIFQSHKDHYCQNPLAQKLLMLHAEKEEIEFRIKACDDQITMKQMELENLTGPAINSSSTETLPDSVSGQQPVTEPEEDLDPQTEDDNDSSIDISSLHLNQTKIWQNGDTTAVEANAEEVHDENKAQNALTCSNSPEKASNEQYMWSYQQPDEQSRPDEMQAEEQEQETGPGKQVLSTTFRLNLKSEKRSAVSEVEEAVEEEMEERVAAEEEQAPSKEDNERLTAFCQSSSQEIQSSPATVKTVPLTSTFPFNISPGCSPHQGTSDTKSPAFLFALNSGPSTPGFSGFGFDMGSSQEEDSSFPFTSSFFSEKKMMESKSSGPDFLFDQPEQSEDFQFTFSSKSPQTTNRENTSDEFPFSFNF, from the exons ATGAACGACCAATTTTCACTCAGTAAAATCGACAGCTTCCTTTTTCAGCTTG ttcTTCAAACTCGTGAGCTTTCCCAAAAGAAGAATGAAATCAACCAACAAATTACAG TTTGCAGAGCTGACATTGCAAAGAGAAGGTCTTACATTGAAACAGTCCAAACAAGTATCAAGAAACTTGAGGAAGAAATCAGGGTGAAGCAGAGCACTGGCAACCACAATAAAGCAAATGCAAAAAG GGAAATCTACGAAGAGAGGATTTCAAGATACAGGACTATATTCCAGTCCCATAAAGATCATTATTGCCAAAATCCTCTTGCTCAGAAACTCCTCATGCTGCATGCCGAGAAAGAGGAGATCGAGTTTAGGATCAAGGCTTGTGATGATCAAATAACAATGAAACAGATGGAGCTGGAAAATCTCACTG GTCCAGCAATCAATTCTTCTTCCACTGAGACACTCCCAGACAG TGTTTCTGGCCAGCAGCCTGTGACAGAACCAGAGGAAGATTTAGATCCTCAGACAGAGGATGACAATGACTCTTCCATTGACATCTCCTCTCTGCATCTCAACCAGACTAAG ATTTGGCAGAATGGTGATACAACAGCTGTAGAGGCAAATGCTGAAGAAGTTCATGATGAAAACAAGGCTCAGAATGCACTCACCTGTAGTAATTCCCCAGAAAAAGCAAGCAATGAGCAATACATGTGGTCATATCAACAGCCAGATG AGCAAAGTCGGCCAGATGAGATGCAAGCtgaggagcaggagcaggaaaCTGGACCAGGAAAGCAGGTCTTGTCAACTACATTCAGGCTGAACCTAAAAAGT GAAAAGCGGTCCGCTGTATCAGAGGTAGAGGAAGCAgtagaggaagagatggaggaaagagtagctgcagaggaagagcaggCACCAAGCAAAGAGGACAATGAGAGACTCACTGCTTTTTGTCAGTCATCATCTCAAGAAATTCAGTCCTCCCCTGCAACAGTGAAAACTGTGCCTTTAACCTCAACATTCCCATTTAA CATTAGCCCTGGTTGCTCCCCTCATCAAGGGACCTCCGATACCAAATCTCCAGCTTTCCTGTTCGCTCTGAACTCTGGTCCTAGCACGCCGGGCTTCTCTGGATTTGGGTTTGATATGGGCTCTTcacaggaggag GACTCATCCTTCCCGTTCACCAGCTCTTTTTTCAGCGAGAAG AAAATGATGGAGTCAAAATCAAGCG GCcctgacttcctgtttgaccAACCAGAGCAGAGTGAAGACTTCCAGTTTACCTTTAGCTCCAAGAGCCCTCAGACCACCAACAGAGAAAACACCAGCGATGAGTTTCCATTTTCATTCAACTTTTGA
- the tmem169b gene encoding transmembrane protein 169 isoform X2: protein MAQVEEPQTEGEGSPQMISLRSDISGNHVDDGEVGPSIRRKRRKKKDPRPESIIVYRSETERAPGEEQGGEEGAERSAEEGAKFLCTPTGEGGGWNLPPDSRYVTLTGTITRGKKKGQVVDIHVTLTEKELRDLARSKERLDAECEAGEGYKRPCGFGVCQGPHVVLWSISCFPVVFLLSFITSFYYGTLTWYNVFLVYNEERTFWHKITICPFLIIFYPMLIMPMALSLALYSAVVQVSWAFSEWWQAVRDLEKGFCGWACGKLGLEDCSPYSIVELLDSDTVSGTLQSKAPSEHAQTSSV, encoded by the exons ATGGCCCAGGTAGAGGAGCCTCAAACTGAAGGAGAGGGAAGCCCTCAGATGATCTCCTTAAGATCAGACATATCAGGGAACCATGTCGACGATGGAGAAGTTGGACCCTCcatcaggaggaagaggaggaagaagaaagaccCGCGCCCGGAGTCCATTATTGTTTACCGCTCTGAAACGGAGAGGGCGCCGGGAGAGGAGCAGGGTGGTGAGGAGGGTGCAGAGAGGAGCGCTGAGGAGGGAGCTAAATTCCTCTGCACACCCACAGGAGAAG GTGGAGGCTGGAACCTTCCTCCAGACAGCCGCTACGTGACTCTGACAGGCACCATCACCCGGGGCAAGAAGAAGGGTCAGGTGGTGGACATACACGTCACTTTGACAGAGAAGGAACTCAGAGACCTGGCCAGGTCAAAGGAACGTCTTGATGCAGAGTGTGAGGCAGGGGAGGGCTATAAGCGCCCCTGCGGCTTCGGTGTGTGCCAGGGACCCCACGTTGTCCTGTGGAGCATCTCCTGTTTCCCTGtggttttcctcctctccttcatcacCTCCTTCTACTACGGCACACTCACCTGGTACAATGTCTTCCTGGTTTACAATGAGGAGCGGACGTTCTGGCACAAGATTACGATATGCCCCTTCCTCATCATCTTCTACCCCATGCTCATCATGCCCATGGCGCTGTCTCTGGCGCTGTACTCGGCTGTGGTGCAGGTGTCATGGGCCTTCAGCGAGTGGTGGCAGGCGGTGAGAGACTTGGAGAAAGGCTTCTGTGGCTGGGCCTGTGGGAAGCTGGGTCTGGAAGACTGTTCCCCCTACAGCATAGTGGAGCTGCTTGATTCTGATACAGTTTCTGGCACTCTGCAGAGCAAAGCCCCCAGTGAACACGCCCAGACATCATCGGTGTGA
- the LOC121906479 gene encoding protein SIX6OS1 isoform X2 — protein MNDQFSLSKIDSFLFQLVLQTRELSQKKNEINQQITVCRADIAKRRSYIETVQTSIKKLEEEIRVKQSTGNHNKANAKSMKATNSLLLQYEHTLKAELESAKASYNQDMEIYEERISRYRTIFQSHKDHYCQNPLAQKLLMLHAEKEEIEFRIKACDDQITMKQMELENLTGPAINSSSTETLPDSVSGQQPVTEPEEDLDPQTEDDNDSSIDISSLHLNQTKIWQNGDTTAVEANAEEVHDENKAQNALTCSNSPEKASNEQYMWSYQQPDEQSRPDEMQAEEQEQETGPGKQEKRSAVSEVEEAVEEEMEERVAAEEEQAPSKEDNERLTAFCQSSSQEIQSSPATVKTVPLTSTFPFNISPGCSPHQGTSDTKSPAFLFALNSGPSTPGFSGFGFDMGSSQEEDSSFPFTSSFFSEKKMMESKSSGPDFLFDQPEQSEDFQFTFSSKSPQTTNRENTSDEFPFSFNF, from the exons ATGAACGACCAATTTTCACTCAGTAAAATCGACAGCTTCCTTTTTCAGCTTG ttcTTCAAACTCGTGAGCTTTCCCAAAAGAAGAATGAAATCAACCAACAAATTACAG TTTGCAGAGCTGACATTGCAAAGAGAAGGTCTTACATTGAAACAGTCCAAACAAGTATCAAGAAACTTGAGGAAGAAATCAGGGTGAAGCAGAGCACTGGCAACCACAATAAAGCAAATGCAAAAAG CATGAAGGCGACTAACAGCCTGCTTCTTCAGTATGAACATACACTGAAAGCAGAACTGGAGAGTGCAAAAGCCAGCTACAACCAAGACAT GGAAATCTACGAAGAGAGGATTTCAAGATACAGGACTATATTCCAGTCCCATAAAGATCATTATTGCCAAAATCCTCTTGCTCAGAAACTCCTCATGCTGCATGCCGAGAAAGAGGAGATCGAGTTTAGGATCAAGGCTTGTGATGATCAAATAACAATGAAACAGATGGAGCTGGAAAATCTCACTG GTCCAGCAATCAATTCTTCTTCCACTGAGACACTCCCAGACAG TGTTTCTGGCCAGCAGCCTGTGACAGAACCAGAGGAAGATTTAGATCCTCAGACAGAGGATGACAATGACTCTTCCATTGACATCTCCTCTCTGCATCTCAACCAGACTAAG ATTTGGCAGAATGGTGATACAACAGCTGTAGAGGCAAATGCTGAAGAAGTTCATGATGAAAACAAGGCTCAGAATGCACTCACCTGTAGTAATTCCCCAGAAAAAGCAAGCAATGAGCAATACATGTGGTCATATCAACAGCCAGATG AGCAAAGTCGGCCAGATGAGATGCAAGCtgaggagcaggagcaggaaaCTGGACCAGGAAAGCAG GAAAAGCGGTCCGCTGTATCAGAGGTAGAGGAAGCAgtagaggaagagatggaggaaagagtagctgcagaggaagagcaggCACCAAGCAAAGAGGACAATGAGAGACTCACTGCTTTTTGTCAGTCATCATCTCAAGAAATTCAGTCCTCCCCTGCAACAGTGAAAACTGTGCCTTTAACCTCAACATTCCCATTTAA CATTAGCCCTGGTTGCTCCCCTCATCAAGGGACCTCCGATACCAAATCTCCAGCTTTCCTGTTCGCTCTGAACTCTGGTCCTAGCACGCCGGGCTTCTCTGGATTTGGGTTTGATATGGGCTCTTcacaggaggag GACTCATCCTTCCCGTTCACCAGCTCTTTTTTCAGCGAGAAG AAAATGATGGAGTCAAAATCAAGCG GCcctgacttcctgtttgaccAACCAGAGCAGAGTGAAGACTTCCAGTTTACCTTTAGCTCCAAGAGCCCTCAGACCACCAACAGAGAAAACACCAGCGATGAGTTTCCATTTTCATTCAACTTTTGA
- the tmem169b gene encoding transmembrane protein 169 isoform X1: MPLSHGIQPEILLGFKKHNEWTQFVVLRISPLVSIYNPSKSNRESEFIWSGESMAQVEEPQTEGEGSPQMISLRSDISGNHVDDGEVGPSIRRKRRKKKDPRPESIIVYRSETERAPGEEQGGEEGAERSAEEGAKFLCTPTGEGGGWNLPPDSRYVTLTGTITRGKKKGQVVDIHVTLTEKELRDLARSKERLDAECEAGEGYKRPCGFGVCQGPHVVLWSISCFPVVFLLSFITSFYYGTLTWYNVFLVYNEERTFWHKITICPFLIIFYPMLIMPMALSLALYSAVVQVSWAFSEWWQAVRDLEKGFCGWACGKLGLEDCSPYSIVELLDSDTVSGTLQSKAPSEHAQTSSV, translated from the exons atgcctttATCACATGGCATTCAGCCAGAAATCCTCCTTggatttaaaaaacacaatgagtGGACACAGTTTGTTGTGCTCAGGATTTCACCATTAGTCTCCATATATAACCCATCAAAAAGTAACAGAGAGTCAGAGTTTATTTGGTCAGGTGAGAGTATGGCCCAGGTAGAGGAGCCTCAAACTGAAGGAGAGGGAAGCCCTCAGATGATCTCCTTAAGATCAGACATATCAGGGAACCATGTCGACGATGGAGAAGTTGGACCCTCcatcaggaggaagaggaggaagaagaaagaccCGCGCCCGGAGTCCATTATTGTTTACCGCTCTGAAACGGAGAGGGCGCCGGGAGAGGAGCAGGGTGGTGAGGAGGGTGCAGAGAGGAGCGCTGAGGAGGGAGCTAAATTCCTCTGCACACCCACAGGAGAAG GTGGAGGCTGGAACCTTCCTCCAGACAGCCGCTACGTGACTCTGACAGGCACCATCACCCGGGGCAAGAAGAAGGGTCAGGTGGTGGACATACACGTCACTTTGACAGAGAAGGAACTCAGAGACCTGGCCAGGTCAAAGGAACGTCTTGATGCAGAGTGTGAGGCAGGGGAGGGCTATAAGCGCCCCTGCGGCTTCGGTGTGTGCCAGGGACCCCACGTTGTCCTGTGGAGCATCTCCTGTTTCCCTGtggttttcctcctctccttcatcacCTCCTTCTACTACGGCACACTCACCTGGTACAATGTCTTCCTGGTTTACAATGAGGAGCGGACGTTCTGGCACAAGATTACGATATGCCCCTTCCTCATCATCTTCTACCCCATGCTCATCATGCCCATGGCGCTGTCTCTGGCGCTGTACTCGGCTGTGGTGCAGGTGTCATGGGCCTTCAGCGAGTGGTGGCAGGCGGTGAGAGACTTGGAGAAAGGCTTCTGTGGCTGGGCCTGTGGGAAGCTGGGTCTGGAAGACTGTTCCCCCTACAGCATAGTGGAGCTGCTTGATTCTGATACAGTTTCTGGCACTCTGCAGAGCAAAGCCCCCAGTGAACACGCCCAGACATCATCGGTGTGA